From a single Osmerus mordax isolate fOsmMor3 chromosome 6, fOsmMor3.pri, whole genome shotgun sequence genomic region:
- the spire1b gene encoding protein spire homolog 1 isoform X3: MAKQGDADEGELIDPAVQQDGPYPGLAKMDGRQEGDELSLEEILMLYNQPINEEQAWAVCYQCCRSLAQGHGRRNSTSAAGASVVDYAKRVEGPRDVRIQRDGAVSIQYEGSAGTQIQRKYSLCTSTEVIESLGIMIYKALDFGLKENEERELSPPLEQLIDMMTNMGEAEREAESEACPDEGYEATEEEEEGEDADGVTLCSTRGYRHILRMCTSHLPSPADAPVHYQAVCRALYAETRELRTFLEKIRSAKENLKKMEGATAAEDPSRDLNELQNDDWAVFWVQVMRDLRHGVKLKKVNERQYNPLAIEFQLTPYEMLMDDIRSKRYKLRKVMVNGDVPPKLKKSAHEVILDFIRSRPPLNPVASRKLKPQAQPPPTLHERILEGIKSERKLRPVSPDEIRRSRLDGFTPEMTRKTSSTMCLANGSLSANSSPRVGSMAGGPPGGSGGLTQRKRLLKAPRLEELVSSDSDDDETVGGRRSASSSSVATSAVDDTSPESVLGRKTPPMFLPISSTPQPERRQAPQRRHSIEKETPTNVRQFLPPSRQSSKSLEEFCFPVECLSLTVEEVMHIRQVLVKAELEKFQQYKDIYNALKKGKLCFCCRTKRFSFFTWSYTCQFCKRPVCSQCCKKMRLPSKPYASLPIYSLGSTNTLPRDRLAAMAAVRASSAEAGRGAGGGAAGGVGVGGALRGASDAGRGGAGRGGVGVGRGGAGVGRGGAGKGGAVPKAEKASSSHHRPSLQKTMSKLAKHGGDKSCDELELPPELTEDWATMEVCVDCKKFISEIISSSKHSLSLATKRARLKRKTQSFYTSSPKGASEYRPSERTINEI, encoded by the exons ATGGCTAAGCAAGGAGATGCGGACGAGGGAGAACTGATAGACCCTGCGGTCCAGCAGGATGGTCCGTATCCCGGGCTGGCAAAGATGGATGGACGACAAGAAGGAGAcgaactgtctctggaggagattTTAATGCTATATAACCAACCGATCAACGAGGAGCAAGCTTGGGCAGTGTGCTATCAGTGCTGCCGATCGTTGGCGCAGGGACATGGAAGGAGAAATTCTACCTCCGCCGCCGGTGCATCTGTGGTGGATTATGCGAAAAGGGTGGAAGGACCACGGGATGTGAGGATTCAGAGAGACGGGGCTGTTTCTATACAGTATGAAGGCAGCGCAGGTACGCAGATACAAC GTAAATACAGCCTCTGCACATCAACAGAG GTGATCGAGTCTCTGGGCATCATGATCTACAAGGCTCTGGACTTCGGGCTGAAGGAGAACGAGGAGCGCGAGCTGAGCCCGCCGCTGGAGCAGCTCATCGACATGATGACCAACATGGGGGAGGCGGAGCGCGAGGCGGAGAGCGAGGCCTGCCCCGACGAGGGCTACGAGGCcaccgaggaagaggaggagggcgaggacgcCGACGGTGTCACCCTCTGCAGCACCCGGGGCTACCGCCACATCCTCAGG ATGTGCACGTCCCACCTCCCCAGCCCGGCCGACGCCCCCGTCCATTACCAGGCCGTGTGCCGAGCGCTCTACGCTGAGACCAGGGAGCTGCGCACCTTCCTGGAGAAGATCAGGAGTGCCAAAGAG aaccTGAAGAAGATGGAAGGGGCGACAGCAGCAGAGGACCCTAGCAGAGACCTGAACGAGCTTCAGAACGATGACTGG gCGGTGTTCTGGGTCCAGGTGATGCGCGACCTGCGACACggcgtcaagctgaagaaggtgaATGAGCGCCAGTACAACCCCCTCGCCATCGAGTTCCAGCTGACGCCGTACGAGATGCTGATGGACGACATCCGCTCCAAACGCTACAAGCTGCGCAAGGTCATG GTGAATGGTGACGTCCCTCCGAAGTTAAAGAAGAGTGCCCATGAGGTCATCCTGGACTTCATTCGCTCCAGGCCTCCTCTCAACCCT gttgcaTCCCGTAAGCTGAAGCCCCAGGcccaaccccctcccaccctgcatGAGAGGATCCTGGAGGGGATCAAGTCTGAGAGGAAACTGAGACCGGTGTCTCCTGACGAGATACGCAGAAGCAGGCTgg ATGGCTTCACCCCTGAGATGACCCGGAAGACGTCCAGCACCATGTGTCTGGCCAACGGCTCCCTGTCGGCAAACTCCAGCCCCAGGGTGGGCTCCATGGCTGGCGGGCCACCAGGGGGCTCCGGGGGCTTGACCCAGAGGAAGAGGCTCCTGAAGGCCCCCCGTCTGGAGGAACTAGTCAGCTCCGACTCAGATGAC GACGAGACCGTCGGGGGTCGGAGGTCGGCCAGCAGCTCCAGCGTGGCCACCTCCGCCGTGGACGACACGTCCCCGGAGTCTGTCCTCGGCAGGAAGA ccccccccatGTTCCTGCCCATCTCTTCCACCCCCCAGCCAGAGAGGCGGCAGGCCCCCCAGCGGAGACACTCCATTGAGAAGGAGACCCCCACCAACGTCCGTCAGTTCCTGCCCCCGTCGAGACAGAGCTCCAAGTCTCTG GAGGAGTTCTGTTTCCCGGTAGAGTGTCTATCTCTGACAGTGGAGGAAGTGATGCACATCAGACAGGTGCTGGTGAAGGCAGAGCTGGAGAAGTTCCAGCAGTACAAGGACATTTACAACGCCCTGAAGAAGGGAAAG CTCTGCTTCTGCTGCAGAACCAAACgcttctccttcttcacctGGTCCTACAcctgccagttctgtaaaag gccCGTGTGTTCTCAGTGCTGTAAAAAG atGCGTCTGCCCTCCAAGCCCTACGCCAGCCTCCCTATCTATTCCTTGGGGTCTACCAACACCCTTCCCAGGGACCGGCTGGCTGCCATGGCTGCCGTGAGAGCGTCATCGGCAGAAGCTGgacgaggagcaggaggaggagcagcaggaggagtagGAGTAGGAGGAGCGCTCCGAGGAGCTTCAGacgctgggagagggggagcgggaagaggaggagttggagttggaagaggaggtgctggggtaggaaggggaggagcagggaaaggaggagcagtCCCCAAGGCTGAGAAAGCGTCCAGCAGCCACCATCGTCCCAGCCTTCAGAAGACCATGTCCAA gTTGGCGAAGCACGGAGGGGACAAGTCATGTGACGAGCTGGAGCTGCCCCCGGAGCTGACGGAGGACTGGGCCACCATGGAGGTGTGCGTTGACTGCAAGAAGTTCATCTCCGAAATCATTTCCTCCAGCAAGCATAGCCTATCGCTGGCCACCAAGAGGGCTCGATTAAAACGCAAGACCCAATCGTTCTACACGTCCTCCCCCAAAGGGGCCTCGGAGTACCGCCCCTCTGAAAGGACTATCAATGAGATCTGa
- the spire1b gene encoding protein spire homolog 1 isoform X2, with product MAKQGDADEGELIDPAVQQDGPYPGLAKMDGRQEGDELSLEEILMLYNQPINEEQAWAVCYQCCRSLAQGHGRRNSTSAAGASVVDYAKRVEGPRDVRIQRDGAVSIQYEGSAGKYSLCTSTEVIESLGIMIYKALDFGLKENEERELSPPLEQLIDMMTNMGEAEREAESEACPDEGYEATEEEEEGEDADGVTLCSTRGYRHILRMCTSHLPSPADAPVHYQAVCRALYAETRELRTFLEKIRSAKENLKKMEGATAAEDPSRDLNELQNDDWAVFWVQVMRDLRHGVKLKKVNERQYNPLAIEFQLTPYEMLMDDIRSKRYKLRKVMVNGDVPPKLKKSAHEVILDFIRSRPPLNPVASRKLKPQAQPPPTLHERILEGIKSERKLRPVSPDEIRRSRLGAYLSRSTPQDLFRTDGFTPEMTRKTSSTMCLANGSLSANSSPRVGSMAGGPPGGSGGLTQRKRLLKAPRLEELVSSDSDDDETVGGRRSASSSSVATSAVDDTSPESVLGRKTPPMFLPISSTPQPERRQAPQRRHSIEKETPTNVRQFLPPSRQSSKSLEEFCFPVECLSLTVEEVMHIRQVLVKAELEKFQQYKDIYNALKKGKLCFCCRTKRFSFFTWSYTCQFCKRPVCSQCCKKMRLPSKPYASLPIYSLGSTNTLPRDRLAAMAAVRASSAEAGRGAGGGAAGGVGVGGALRGASDAGRGGAGRGGVGVGRGGAGVGRGGAGKGGAVPKAEKASSSHHRPSLQKTMSKLAKHGGDKSCDELELPPELTEDWATMEVCVDCKKFISEIISSSKHSLSLATKRARLKRKTQSFYTSSPKGASEYRPSERTINEI from the exons ATGGCTAAGCAAGGAGATGCGGACGAGGGAGAACTGATAGACCCTGCGGTCCAGCAGGATGGTCCGTATCCCGGGCTGGCAAAGATGGATGGACGACAAGAAGGAGAcgaactgtctctggaggagattTTAATGCTATATAACCAACCGATCAACGAGGAGCAAGCTTGGGCAGTGTGCTATCAGTGCTGCCGATCGTTGGCGCAGGGACATGGAAGGAGAAATTCTACCTCCGCCGCCGGTGCATCTGTGGTGGATTATGCGAAAAGGGTGGAAGGACCACGGGATGTGAGGATTCAGAGAGACGGGGCTGTTTCTATACAGTATGAAGGCAGCGCAG GTAAATACAGCCTCTGCACATCAACAGAG GTGATCGAGTCTCTGGGCATCATGATCTACAAGGCTCTGGACTTCGGGCTGAAGGAGAACGAGGAGCGCGAGCTGAGCCCGCCGCTGGAGCAGCTCATCGACATGATGACCAACATGGGGGAGGCGGAGCGCGAGGCGGAGAGCGAGGCCTGCCCCGACGAGGGCTACGAGGCcaccgaggaagaggaggagggcgaggacgcCGACGGTGTCACCCTCTGCAGCACCCGGGGCTACCGCCACATCCTCAGG ATGTGCACGTCCCACCTCCCCAGCCCGGCCGACGCCCCCGTCCATTACCAGGCCGTGTGCCGAGCGCTCTACGCTGAGACCAGGGAGCTGCGCACCTTCCTGGAGAAGATCAGGAGTGCCAAAGAG aaccTGAAGAAGATGGAAGGGGCGACAGCAGCAGAGGACCCTAGCAGAGACCTGAACGAGCTTCAGAACGATGACTGG gCGGTGTTCTGGGTCCAGGTGATGCGCGACCTGCGACACggcgtcaagctgaagaaggtgaATGAGCGCCAGTACAACCCCCTCGCCATCGAGTTCCAGCTGACGCCGTACGAGATGCTGATGGACGACATCCGCTCCAAACGCTACAAGCTGCGCAAGGTCATG GTGAATGGTGACGTCCCTCCGAAGTTAAAGAAGAGTGCCCATGAGGTCATCCTGGACTTCATTCGCTCCAGGCCTCCTCTCAACCCT gttgcaTCCCGTAAGCTGAAGCCCCAGGcccaaccccctcccaccctgcatGAGAGGATCCTGGAGGGGATCAAGTCTGAGAGGAAACTGAGACCGGTGTCTCCTGACGAGATACGCAGAAGCAGGCTgg GTGCCTATCTCAGCCGCAGTACCCCCCAGGATCTGTTCCGTACAG ATGGCTTCACCCCTGAGATGACCCGGAAGACGTCCAGCACCATGTGTCTGGCCAACGGCTCCCTGTCGGCAAACTCCAGCCCCAGGGTGGGCTCCATGGCTGGCGGGCCACCAGGGGGCTCCGGGGGCTTGACCCAGAGGAAGAGGCTCCTGAAGGCCCCCCGTCTGGAGGAACTAGTCAGCTCCGACTCAGATGAC GACGAGACCGTCGGGGGTCGGAGGTCGGCCAGCAGCTCCAGCGTGGCCACCTCCGCCGTGGACGACACGTCCCCGGAGTCTGTCCTCGGCAGGAAGA ccccccccatGTTCCTGCCCATCTCTTCCACCCCCCAGCCAGAGAGGCGGCAGGCCCCCCAGCGGAGACACTCCATTGAGAAGGAGACCCCCACCAACGTCCGTCAGTTCCTGCCCCCGTCGAGACAGAGCTCCAAGTCTCTG GAGGAGTTCTGTTTCCCGGTAGAGTGTCTATCTCTGACAGTGGAGGAAGTGATGCACATCAGACAGGTGCTGGTGAAGGCAGAGCTGGAGAAGTTCCAGCAGTACAAGGACATTTACAACGCCCTGAAGAAGGGAAAG CTCTGCTTCTGCTGCAGAACCAAACgcttctccttcttcacctGGTCCTACAcctgccagttctgtaaaag gccCGTGTGTTCTCAGTGCTGTAAAAAG atGCGTCTGCCCTCCAAGCCCTACGCCAGCCTCCCTATCTATTCCTTGGGGTCTACCAACACCCTTCCCAGGGACCGGCTGGCTGCCATGGCTGCCGTGAGAGCGTCATCGGCAGAAGCTGgacgaggagcaggaggaggagcagcaggaggagtagGAGTAGGAGGAGCGCTCCGAGGAGCTTCAGacgctgggagagggggagcgggaagaggaggagttggagttggaagaggaggtgctggggtaggaaggggaggagcagggaaaggaggagcagtCCCCAAGGCTGAGAAAGCGTCCAGCAGCCACCATCGTCCCAGCCTTCAGAAGACCATGTCCAA gTTGGCGAAGCACGGAGGGGACAAGTCATGTGACGAGCTGGAGCTGCCCCCGGAGCTGACGGAGGACTGGGCCACCATGGAGGTGTGCGTTGACTGCAAGAAGTTCATCTCCGAAATCATTTCCTCCAGCAAGCATAGCCTATCGCTGGCCACCAAGAGGGCTCGATTAAAACGCAAGACCCAATCGTTCTACACGTCCTCCCCCAAAGGGGCCTCGGAGTACCGCCCCTCTGAAAGGACTATCAATGAGATCTGa
- the spire1b gene encoding protein spire homolog 1 isoform X4 yields MAKQGDADEGELIDPAVQQDGPYPGLAKMDGRQEGDELSLEEILMLYNQPINEEQAWAVCYQCCRSLAQGHGRRNSTSAAGASVVDYAKRVEGPRDVRIQRDGAVSIQYEGSAGKYSLCTSTEVIESLGIMIYKALDFGLKENEERELSPPLEQLIDMMTNMGEAEREAESEACPDEGYEATEEEEEGEDADGVTLCSTRGYRHILRMCTSHLPSPADAPVHYQAVCRALYAETRELRTFLEKIRSAKENLKKMEGATAAEDPSRDLNELQNDDWAVFWVQVMRDLRHGVKLKKVNERQYNPLAIEFQLTPYEMLMDDIRSKRYKLRKVMVNGDVPPKLKKSAHEVILDFIRSRPPLNPVASRKLKPQAQPPPTLHERILEGIKSERKLRPVSPDEIRRSRLDGFTPEMTRKTSSTMCLANGSLSANSSPRVGSMAGGPPGGSGGLTQRKRLLKAPRLEELVSSDSDDDETVGGRRSASSSSVATSAVDDTSPESVLGRKTPPMFLPISSTPQPERRQAPQRRHSIEKETPTNVRQFLPPSRQSSKSLEEFCFPVECLSLTVEEVMHIRQVLVKAELEKFQQYKDIYNALKKGKLCFCCRTKRFSFFTWSYTCQFCKRPVCSQCCKKMRLPSKPYASLPIYSLGSTNTLPRDRLAAMAAVRASSAEAGRGAGGGAAGGVGVGGALRGASDAGRGGAGRGGVGVGRGGAGVGRGGAGKGGAVPKAEKASSSHHRPSLQKTMSKLAKHGGDKSCDELELPPELTEDWATMEVCVDCKKFISEIISSSKHSLSLATKRARLKRKTQSFYTSSPKGASEYRPSERTINEI; encoded by the exons ATGGCTAAGCAAGGAGATGCGGACGAGGGAGAACTGATAGACCCTGCGGTCCAGCAGGATGGTCCGTATCCCGGGCTGGCAAAGATGGATGGACGACAAGAAGGAGAcgaactgtctctggaggagattTTAATGCTATATAACCAACCGATCAACGAGGAGCAAGCTTGGGCAGTGTGCTATCAGTGCTGCCGATCGTTGGCGCAGGGACATGGAAGGAGAAATTCTACCTCCGCCGCCGGTGCATCTGTGGTGGATTATGCGAAAAGGGTGGAAGGACCACGGGATGTGAGGATTCAGAGAGACGGGGCTGTTTCTATACAGTATGAAGGCAGCGCAG GTAAATACAGCCTCTGCACATCAACAGAG GTGATCGAGTCTCTGGGCATCATGATCTACAAGGCTCTGGACTTCGGGCTGAAGGAGAACGAGGAGCGCGAGCTGAGCCCGCCGCTGGAGCAGCTCATCGACATGATGACCAACATGGGGGAGGCGGAGCGCGAGGCGGAGAGCGAGGCCTGCCCCGACGAGGGCTACGAGGCcaccgaggaagaggaggagggcgaggacgcCGACGGTGTCACCCTCTGCAGCACCCGGGGCTACCGCCACATCCTCAGG ATGTGCACGTCCCACCTCCCCAGCCCGGCCGACGCCCCCGTCCATTACCAGGCCGTGTGCCGAGCGCTCTACGCTGAGACCAGGGAGCTGCGCACCTTCCTGGAGAAGATCAGGAGTGCCAAAGAG aaccTGAAGAAGATGGAAGGGGCGACAGCAGCAGAGGACCCTAGCAGAGACCTGAACGAGCTTCAGAACGATGACTGG gCGGTGTTCTGGGTCCAGGTGATGCGCGACCTGCGACACggcgtcaagctgaagaaggtgaATGAGCGCCAGTACAACCCCCTCGCCATCGAGTTCCAGCTGACGCCGTACGAGATGCTGATGGACGACATCCGCTCCAAACGCTACAAGCTGCGCAAGGTCATG GTGAATGGTGACGTCCCTCCGAAGTTAAAGAAGAGTGCCCATGAGGTCATCCTGGACTTCATTCGCTCCAGGCCTCCTCTCAACCCT gttgcaTCCCGTAAGCTGAAGCCCCAGGcccaaccccctcccaccctgcatGAGAGGATCCTGGAGGGGATCAAGTCTGAGAGGAAACTGAGACCGGTGTCTCCTGACGAGATACGCAGAAGCAGGCTgg ATGGCTTCACCCCTGAGATGACCCGGAAGACGTCCAGCACCATGTGTCTGGCCAACGGCTCCCTGTCGGCAAACTCCAGCCCCAGGGTGGGCTCCATGGCTGGCGGGCCACCAGGGGGCTCCGGGGGCTTGACCCAGAGGAAGAGGCTCCTGAAGGCCCCCCGTCTGGAGGAACTAGTCAGCTCCGACTCAGATGAC GACGAGACCGTCGGGGGTCGGAGGTCGGCCAGCAGCTCCAGCGTGGCCACCTCCGCCGTGGACGACACGTCCCCGGAGTCTGTCCTCGGCAGGAAGA ccccccccatGTTCCTGCCCATCTCTTCCACCCCCCAGCCAGAGAGGCGGCAGGCCCCCCAGCGGAGACACTCCATTGAGAAGGAGACCCCCACCAACGTCCGTCAGTTCCTGCCCCCGTCGAGACAGAGCTCCAAGTCTCTG GAGGAGTTCTGTTTCCCGGTAGAGTGTCTATCTCTGACAGTGGAGGAAGTGATGCACATCAGACAGGTGCTGGTGAAGGCAGAGCTGGAGAAGTTCCAGCAGTACAAGGACATTTACAACGCCCTGAAGAAGGGAAAG CTCTGCTTCTGCTGCAGAACCAAACgcttctccttcttcacctGGTCCTACAcctgccagttctgtaaaag gccCGTGTGTTCTCAGTGCTGTAAAAAG atGCGTCTGCCCTCCAAGCCCTACGCCAGCCTCCCTATCTATTCCTTGGGGTCTACCAACACCCTTCCCAGGGACCGGCTGGCTGCCATGGCTGCCGTGAGAGCGTCATCGGCAGAAGCTGgacgaggagcaggaggaggagcagcaggaggagtagGAGTAGGAGGAGCGCTCCGAGGAGCTTCAGacgctgggagagggggagcgggaagaggaggagttggagttggaagaggaggtgctggggtaggaaggggaggagcagggaaaggaggagcagtCCCCAAGGCTGAGAAAGCGTCCAGCAGCCACCATCGTCCCAGCCTTCAGAAGACCATGTCCAA gTTGGCGAAGCACGGAGGGGACAAGTCATGTGACGAGCTGGAGCTGCCCCCGGAGCTGACGGAGGACTGGGCCACCATGGAGGTGTGCGTTGACTGCAAGAAGTTCATCTCCGAAATCATTTCCTCCAGCAAGCATAGCCTATCGCTGGCCACCAAGAGGGCTCGATTAAAACGCAAGACCCAATCGTTCTACACGTCCTCCCCCAAAGGGGCCTCGGAGTACCGCCCCTCTGAAAGGACTATCAATGAGATCTGa
- the spire1b gene encoding protein spire homolog 1 isoform X1: MAKQGDADEGELIDPAVQQDGPYPGLAKMDGRQEGDELSLEEILMLYNQPINEEQAWAVCYQCCRSLAQGHGRRNSTSAAGASVVDYAKRVEGPRDVRIQRDGAVSIQYEGSAGTQIQRKYSLCTSTEVIESLGIMIYKALDFGLKENEERELSPPLEQLIDMMTNMGEAEREAESEACPDEGYEATEEEEEGEDADGVTLCSTRGYRHILRMCTSHLPSPADAPVHYQAVCRALYAETRELRTFLEKIRSAKENLKKMEGATAAEDPSRDLNELQNDDWAVFWVQVMRDLRHGVKLKKVNERQYNPLAIEFQLTPYEMLMDDIRSKRYKLRKVMVNGDVPPKLKKSAHEVILDFIRSRPPLNPVASRKLKPQAQPPPTLHERILEGIKSERKLRPVSPDEIRRSRLGAYLSRSTPQDLFRTDGFTPEMTRKTSSTMCLANGSLSANSSPRVGSMAGGPPGGSGGLTQRKRLLKAPRLEELVSSDSDDDETVGGRRSASSSSVATSAVDDTSPESVLGRKTPPMFLPISSTPQPERRQAPQRRHSIEKETPTNVRQFLPPSRQSSKSLEEFCFPVECLSLTVEEVMHIRQVLVKAELEKFQQYKDIYNALKKGKLCFCCRTKRFSFFTWSYTCQFCKRPVCSQCCKKMRLPSKPYASLPIYSLGSTNTLPRDRLAAMAAVRASSAEAGRGAGGGAAGGVGVGGALRGASDAGRGGAGRGGVGVGRGGAGVGRGGAGKGGAVPKAEKASSSHHRPSLQKTMSKLAKHGGDKSCDELELPPELTEDWATMEVCVDCKKFISEIISSSKHSLSLATKRARLKRKTQSFYTSSPKGASEYRPSERTINEI, from the exons ATGGCTAAGCAAGGAGATGCGGACGAGGGAGAACTGATAGACCCTGCGGTCCAGCAGGATGGTCCGTATCCCGGGCTGGCAAAGATGGATGGACGACAAGAAGGAGAcgaactgtctctggaggagattTTAATGCTATATAACCAACCGATCAACGAGGAGCAAGCTTGGGCAGTGTGCTATCAGTGCTGCCGATCGTTGGCGCAGGGACATGGAAGGAGAAATTCTACCTCCGCCGCCGGTGCATCTGTGGTGGATTATGCGAAAAGGGTGGAAGGACCACGGGATGTGAGGATTCAGAGAGACGGGGCTGTTTCTATACAGTATGAAGGCAGCGCAGGTACGCAGATACAAC GTAAATACAGCCTCTGCACATCAACAGAG GTGATCGAGTCTCTGGGCATCATGATCTACAAGGCTCTGGACTTCGGGCTGAAGGAGAACGAGGAGCGCGAGCTGAGCCCGCCGCTGGAGCAGCTCATCGACATGATGACCAACATGGGGGAGGCGGAGCGCGAGGCGGAGAGCGAGGCCTGCCCCGACGAGGGCTACGAGGCcaccgaggaagaggaggagggcgaggacgcCGACGGTGTCACCCTCTGCAGCACCCGGGGCTACCGCCACATCCTCAGG ATGTGCACGTCCCACCTCCCCAGCCCGGCCGACGCCCCCGTCCATTACCAGGCCGTGTGCCGAGCGCTCTACGCTGAGACCAGGGAGCTGCGCACCTTCCTGGAGAAGATCAGGAGTGCCAAAGAG aaccTGAAGAAGATGGAAGGGGCGACAGCAGCAGAGGACCCTAGCAGAGACCTGAACGAGCTTCAGAACGATGACTGG gCGGTGTTCTGGGTCCAGGTGATGCGCGACCTGCGACACggcgtcaagctgaagaaggtgaATGAGCGCCAGTACAACCCCCTCGCCATCGAGTTCCAGCTGACGCCGTACGAGATGCTGATGGACGACATCCGCTCCAAACGCTACAAGCTGCGCAAGGTCATG GTGAATGGTGACGTCCCTCCGAAGTTAAAGAAGAGTGCCCATGAGGTCATCCTGGACTTCATTCGCTCCAGGCCTCCTCTCAACCCT gttgcaTCCCGTAAGCTGAAGCCCCAGGcccaaccccctcccaccctgcatGAGAGGATCCTGGAGGGGATCAAGTCTGAGAGGAAACTGAGACCGGTGTCTCCTGACGAGATACGCAGAAGCAGGCTgg GTGCCTATCTCAGCCGCAGTACCCCCCAGGATCTGTTCCGTACAG ATGGCTTCACCCCTGAGATGACCCGGAAGACGTCCAGCACCATGTGTCTGGCCAACGGCTCCCTGTCGGCAAACTCCAGCCCCAGGGTGGGCTCCATGGCTGGCGGGCCACCAGGGGGCTCCGGGGGCTTGACCCAGAGGAAGAGGCTCCTGAAGGCCCCCCGTCTGGAGGAACTAGTCAGCTCCGACTCAGATGAC GACGAGACCGTCGGGGGTCGGAGGTCGGCCAGCAGCTCCAGCGTGGCCACCTCCGCCGTGGACGACACGTCCCCGGAGTCTGTCCTCGGCAGGAAGA ccccccccatGTTCCTGCCCATCTCTTCCACCCCCCAGCCAGAGAGGCGGCAGGCCCCCCAGCGGAGACACTCCATTGAGAAGGAGACCCCCACCAACGTCCGTCAGTTCCTGCCCCCGTCGAGACAGAGCTCCAAGTCTCTG GAGGAGTTCTGTTTCCCGGTAGAGTGTCTATCTCTGACAGTGGAGGAAGTGATGCACATCAGACAGGTGCTGGTGAAGGCAGAGCTGGAGAAGTTCCAGCAGTACAAGGACATTTACAACGCCCTGAAGAAGGGAAAG CTCTGCTTCTGCTGCAGAACCAAACgcttctccttcttcacctGGTCCTACAcctgccagttctgtaaaag gccCGTGTGTTCTCAGTGCTGTAAAAAG atGCGTCTGCCCTCCAAGCCCTACGCCAGCCTCCCTATCTATTCCTTGGGGTCTACCAACACCCTTCCCAGGGACCGGCTGGCTGCCATGGCTGCCGTGAGAGCGTCATCGGCAGAAGCTGgacgaggagcaggaggaggagcagcaggaggagtagGAGTAGGAGGAGCGCTCCGAGGAGCTTCAGacgctgggagagggggagcgggaagaggaggagttggagttggaagaggaggtgctggggtaggaaggggaggagcagggaaaggaggagcagtCCCCAAGGCTGAGAAAGCGTCCAGCAGCCACCATCGTCCCAGCCTTCAGAAGACCATGTCCAA gTTGGCGAAGCACGGAGGGGACAAGTCATGTGACGAGCTGGAGCTGCCCCCGGAGCTGACGGAGGACTGGGCCACCATGGAGGTGTGCGTTGACTGCAAGAAGTTCATCTCCGAAATCATTTCCTCCAGCAAGCATAGCCTATCGCTGGCCACCAAGAGGGCTCGATTAAAACGCAAGACCCAATCGTTCTACACGTCCTCCCCCAAAGGGGCCTCGGAGTACCGCCCCTCTGAAAGGACTATCAATGAGATCTGa